A window of Macadamia integrifolia cultivar HAES 741 unplaced genomic scaffold, SCU_Mint_v3 scaffold3511, whole genome shotgun sequence genomic DNA:
GTCTCAGCTACTATCATGGGGCATTGTTGGTGGCCAAGGTTAACAAACAGATATTCAGTTTGGGAGAGGAAGAAGCTGTGTCTTCTAGTATTGACCCAATTTGTGTTTGAGttattttggtttcttcatGGGTCAAGACCTGTGTTCAGCCAACTTCTATTCTCACATCTAGTGACTGGTCAGTGTTAATCTCATGGACATGGCCAAGAAACTCATTTTCAACTGCAAAACATCTAATAATAAGTAAATTGCTTGAGGGCTATTGAATGTTGACCCACAGACAAGGGCCAGAAACTCATTAGGTAAACATATAATAATTCAAACATTTCTTAGGCTCCATTCTGTAAAAATCatgtaaatggatttttttctttggttataTATCTTTACCCAGATTTTACCTGAACACAAACGAAGCATTTAACGACTAAGGACTAACAGGCGAGGTGACATTATATGGGTTTAGAAATCAATCTATAGTTGCTGAATCACTTAATTTTCTATGGTGCAATTAAGCATAGATACTGCTGCCATTTCTCTACAAAGTGAGTTTCTCAGCAACATAACCACATCAAGTGCATTTATGTTATGAAACTTACCCCAAGGAAGAAGGGGAAACTCCAACTGTTGCATTGGAACTGTAATAACATATGAAGCAACCTACATAAAAATGGAGACTCTCAATGATGTAAAATAGGATATTAAAGGAAAGAAGGTGTCAGAACATGAAGAAAACATGCCAAGACAGATGCAGCAAGTGAACGAGGAGAGTTGAAAAGTGTTGATGTCTCCTCTGTTTCATATAGAAGATCCATGATATCCATGCATGCTTCAAAGCTTACAAGTTCCCCAATCCTTGCAAGTTCCCTGTAATTTCATGCATTGAGAAAATTATCATggcaaagaaaggaataaaacaaaaatatctctttcactaaaaattttCCCATGTACATGCTATATTCCATCTCAAAAGTATAGACTAGTAGAaccttaccagaaaaaaaaaagtacagacTAGTAGAAGGAGAGACCAACAGGTGTATGAAGAAACCAAAGTCCCACTCCATAACCGATGTGGGATTCAATAGTACAAATAAGTATTGCATTTTAAAACTCACCTGAACTGAACTAAAAGATTTTCCAGGAATACGAAACTGATATTCAATGCGCCAATCTCGAAATCTAACACCTGATAAAGGCTTAGTAGAAAAACCTAACTAATGTAGAACCTCTTTATCAACATTATATTTACCTGCATAAAGATTACTTCCTACAGAAATGTTCACATCATCAGTAGGTATGAATATGGCAGAAAACAATAGAGGTTTTCTTGGTTAAAATTGAAAACATACTGCTTCCAAAAAATCTCGTGTTGTGAAATGCTGTTCCTTAATAACTTCATCTCCCAAAGACTTCAAACTTTTTACGGACAAAGGACAAGAATCATGCAgctggaaaaaataaaatgatgagaAGATGTAGAAAATGATGACTGAAAATGACTATGAATTAAAAGGAAACCAGACAGAGAGCTTGCCTTGCTTGAGATCCATATAGAAATTAGTGCAAAGAGCTGCAAATTGCTCTCTCTCAGGGGTTTCAAAAGCCAGTTTCCTATGTCACTTTCCTGTATAAACCTAGCCTTCCTACATATAATTAGCTAAGAAATGTAATTAaggtaaaaaaatgaaaactgcAACAGAAATTAAATTTTAAGAAACAACATGAATTAGAGAATTCTCAAGTTCAGTTAAATAAGAACACAAAAAACATCAGCTGAAACTCCTAAATACATGGTTAATTAAAAGAATATGCTAATTTTTCCAAAGACGCTTTTAGACACTCATGATCATTATCAGAAACTAGATTTCCAGAATAAGAAAGCAACTCTTTTAGTAAAGAAGGGTAGAGAGGATCTACTACCTTCATTCATCTAATATTTGAGACAATGATCACTGATCACTTAACATATCGTTGGGGAAGCAGTAGAAACATTGAAGGCTACATCTAGAGGAATTGAGGATATGTCCACAAGCTGTAACAACTATTCTCAACCTTAGTGAATACTACTACATTCTAGCTCAATTCCCTTGTAATCAATGTAATCATAAATTAAAACTTTATACAACAATTCTtgaacaacaaaaaactcagaCCAGATATCGTAATCGAGTGGGTTGGAACCCCTATAACTCAATTGGGCCTTTGGACTGcattattttccaattttcaaCAATTAGACTG
This region includes:
- the LOC122068180 gene encoding cyclin-J18 isoform X3 — its product is MEESRMLRLRIVEFIISSSLQLGVPPIVKYTALSMFTERFYPSLKRFIQESDIGNWLLKPLRESNLQLFALISIWISSKLHDSCPLSVKSLKSLGDEVIKEQHFTTRDFLEAEVIFMQVLDFEIGALNISFVFLENLLVQFRELARIGELVSFEACMDIMDLLYETEETSTLFNSPRSLAASVLVASYVITVPMQQLEFPLLPWVKFVTSYNEEDIQEIVKTILEHVLKDGSVKLTIIRSKDLIVC
- the LOC122068180 gene encoding cyclin-J18 isoform X1, with amino-acid sequence MEESRMLRLRIVEFIISSSLQLGVPPIVKYTALSMFTERFYPSLKRKARFIQESDIGNWLLKPLRESNLQLFALISIWISSKLHDSCPLSVKSLKSLGDEVIKEQHFTTRDFLEAEVIFMQVLDFEIGALNISFVFLENLLVQFRELARIGELVSFEACMDIMDLLYETEETSTLFNSPRSLAASVLVASYVITVPMQQLEFPLLPWVKFVTSYNEEDIQEIVKTILEHVLKDGSVKLTIIRSKDLIVC
- the LOC122068180 gene encoding cyclin-J18 isoform X2; translation: MEESRMLRLRIVEFIISSSLQLGVPPIVKYTALSMFTERFYPSLKRKARFIQESDIGNWLLKPLRESNLQLFALISIWISSKLHDSCPLSVKSLKSLGDEVIKEQHFTTRDFLEAEVIFMQVLDFEIGALNISFVFLENLLVQFRELARIGELVSFEACMDIMDLLYETEETSTLFNSPRSLAASVLVASYVITVPMQQLEFPLLPWVKFVTSYNEEDIQEIVKTILEHVLKDGSVKRHNSHLILNGG